Within Desulfobacter sp., the genomic segment CAACCTCTGCGCCAGCCTCGGAGGGACGCTTACCCTGCTTGACTGCGATGTGGAGGAGCCCAATGCCCACCTTTTCCTCAAGCCGTCCATCAACAGAACAGATCCGGTTAATGCACCGGTGCCCGAGGTGGATGAAAGCCGCTGCACCCATTGCAAAAAATGTATGGACATCTGCCGCTACGGGGCCATTGCCGTGGCCGGCAAAAAAGTGGTGACCTTTCCGGAACTCTGCCATTCCTGCGGGGGCTGCGCCATTGTCTGCCCGGAAAAATGCATAACAGAAGCGGACCGGTCCATCGGTGTCGTTGAAACCGGCACCCTGGCCACCCTGCCCGGCGTTAAATTCGGACGGGGCCTGCTGGACATCGGCCAGGTCATGGCTCCCCCGGTCATCAAACAGGTCCGGACCCATGAGGCCAAGGAAGGCCTGACCATTATCGACGCCCCGCCGGGCACCTCCTGTCCGGTGATCACCGCCATGAAAGGCACGGATTTTGTAGTTATGGTCACCGAGCCCACCCCCTTCGGCCTCCACGACCTCACCCTGGCCGTGGAAGCGGTGAAGGTACTGGGACTCCCCCACGGCCTGATCATCAACCGGGCCGGCATGGGCAATGACGAGGTAAAAGCATACGCCCAGAGGGAAAATATCCCCATCCTCATGGAGATCCCCTTTGACAAGCGCATTGCCATGGCCTACTCCCGGGGCGACCTGCTGGTCAAAACCCTGCCCGAATACAAGGACATATTCAAGGCCATATACACAAAAATCGAAAAGCTGGTGAATGACGGGAGGGCCGCATAATGAAAGAACTTGTGATTTTAAGCGGCAAAGGCGGCACCGGCAAAACCAGTATGACAGCGGCATTTGCAGCCCTGGCCCAAAACAACATGCTCTGCGACGCCGATGTGGACGCCGCCGACCTCCATCTGATCATGGCCCCGGATGTCCAGGAGACCCATGATTTTGTGGCGGGAAACGAAGCGGCCATCCGCCCCGACGACTGCGTGGGCTGCGGCCAGTGCATGGAACTGTGCCGGTTTGATGCGGTAAAACCCGAGGGAGACATCTTTACCATTGATCCCATTGACTGCGAAGGCTGCGGGGTCTGCGTTGACCTCTGCCCGGAACAGGCCATAGACTTCCCGGAAAAAACCTGCGGCCAGTGGTTTGCCTCCCAGACCCGCTTCGGCCAGATGATCCATGCCCGTTTAGGGATCGCTGAAGAAAACTCGGGCCGGCTGGTGGCCCTGGTCAGGGAAGAGGCCCGCAAACGGGTAATGGCACAGCGCCTTGACCTGCTCATCACCGACGGTCCTCCGGGCATCGGCTGCCCCGTCATCGCCTCCATCGGCCAGGCCAACGCGGTGCTCATCGTGGCCGAGCCCACGGTTTCCGGCATCCACGACATGGAGCGTGTGGCGGACCTTGCCGCCCACTTTAAGATCAAGGCCATGGCCTGTGTAAATAAATATGATTTAAACCCCGATCAGGCCCGGGCCATTGAAAAAATTGCCAAGGAGAAAAACCTGGACCTGGTCGGGAAAATCCCCTTTGATCCGGCATTTACGGAATCCATGATTCAAGGCAGGTCCATCGTGGAAACACATCCGGACTCCCCGGCCGGCCATGCTGTCAGGGAAATCTGGACAAAGGTTATGAACAATCCGGCCATGAAGCTGGACCGGATCTGCTGATATAAAGAAAGGAGTATAGTTTAATTATGGAAAACGGAAGAATTGCAGTCCCCTCAAACGGAGAAGGCGGACTTAAAGGCACCCGGGCCGGACACTTCGGCCACTGTGATGTATTTACCCTGGTGGATGTAAAAGACGGGGAAATCGAAAAGGTCTCCATCCTTCCCAACCAGGAGCATGTCCAGGGCGGCTGCATGGTTCCCGTCAACCTGCTGGCCGAAAACAGAGTCAACGCCCTCATCGTGGGCGGTATCGGCATGCGGCCCCTCATGGGCTTCCGCCAGGTGGGTATCGACGTATTCCACGACGACCAGCGCCCCGAAATCGAACCGGTTGTCATGGACCTGATTGCAGGCAACCTCCATGAAATCCGCAACGACCAGGTCTGCGGCGGCGGTGGCGGTCATTAATCCACAAATCATAGGATAAAAGCGATGAAAATAGCCATCACTGCACAGGGAACAGACCTGGACGCCCAGGTGGACCCCAGGTTCGGCAGGGCCGCCTACATCATCGTGGCGGACACCGACACCCTTGAGTTCGAAGTCATTGACAACGAAACCAACAAAAACGCCTTCAAAGGCGCCGGCATCCAGGCGGCCTCAAGCATTGCGGACAAAGGCGCTCAGGTGCTCCTCACCGGATTCTGCGGCCCCAATGCCTTCAAAACCCTGGACGCGGCCGGCGTAAAAGTGGCCAATGACGCCCAGGGCACTATCAGGGAGGCCATTGACGCCTTCAAGGCAGGCAAGTTCGAATATGCCGACGCGGCCAACACCGACGGCCACTGGTAGATATATGCAATAACCGATAGCGCTTTGTACTGGCGGCACCTTTTTACCCCTATCTTACCCCCGTCTCATTTAAAAGGTGTTGCCACTACAAAGCGCTATCTTTCTTTTCAGGAGACATCCCATGCCTCTTTATGATTTTAAATGCAAAGACTGCAATGAATCCTGCGAGATCCTGGTGATTTCCAGCGCCGGCGATGCACCGGTCTGCCCCGCCTGCGGAAGCGAAAACCTGGAAAAACTCATGGCGGCCCACTCCTCCATGTCCGGCAGTGCCAAACCCGCCTTTCCCGGCCCCGGAGATACGGGCTGCTGCGGCTCCTCCCCGGGCCAGAAGGAAGGCTGCGCCGGCCCTGGTTCCTGCTGCGGCAGAACCTTCTAGGATTCCTGCGCAATTGGGCCGGGTTGACACTGTTTCAGGCCCCGTGATAAAACAGGCGCACCATAAACCACGAAAGGAAACCACATGGAACTCACCGATATCTGCCCCCTGAGCACCTGGGAAGAGTTGGAAAACGCCATATTTAAAGAATTCAATTTCCAGGGATCCGTATTCAATCCCGACGGGATCCGGATCACCCAGGTAAAGAACTGGAGCAACCCGCTCTGCCCGGCCATCAAGTCCACGGAAAAAGGCCAGAGCTATATCTGCTCCGTGGCCCATATGAACATGAATGCCATTGCCAAAGCCACCGGGGCCACCGTGGTGGAGGAATGCGACGCCGGCTTTTCAAAAGTCGTTGTACCCATCATTGTCGATGGTGAATTCCTGGGCGTTGCCGGCGGCTGCGGGCTGGTCTCCGAAGCGGAAGGCGAAGCCGACACCTTTGCCGTCACCAAAATTACGGGCATGGACGAAGAAAAGGTGGACGCCCTGGCCAAGGACATCCCCGTGGTCTCCGAATCAAAAATGGAAGCGGCCATTAACTTCATTGAATCCGAGGTGGCCCGCCTCCTGGCAGAGCACCACGCCAGAAACCTTGCCAACTAAAAAAAGCGGCAAACCATCCCCCTTTGAAAAAAGGGTAAAACGCCGGATTACGGGCAGGCCCCACACCTTTTTCGCCGCCTGCCCCCCGGGCCTGGGCCGGTTGACCCAGAAGGAACTGGCCGCCCTTCCCGGCCGTTTGGCCCCCCTTGTGCCCAGGCCCCCCGAAATCAGGGAGATCACCCCCCTGGCCGGAGGCGTGGAATTCACCGCCCGCCTGGAAACGGCCTGCCTGGCCGCCCTCTTTCTGGGCACCCCGGTGCGTATTCTCATGCGCATGGCCAGCTTCAAGGCCGAGCGTTTCCCAGCGCTTGAAAAAGAACTGACTAAAATTGACTGGGAGCTGTTCCTGCCCACAAACTGTACCCCGGAAATCCGGGTCACCACCCGCAAATCCAGGCTCTACCATTCCGACGCCGTTGCCAACCGATGCCGCAGTGCCATCGCGGCCGGACTCAACGCCGCTGCGCCACCCGGGCAGCCCGGGCAACCCGCATCACGGTTTTCCGGCCAGACCCTGATGGTCCGGGCCGACCATGACCGGTTCGAACTCTCACTGGACCTGTCCGGCCCCCCATTATTCAAGCGGGGCATCAAGGAGAAGGTCGTCCAGGCCCCCCTGCGGGAAAACCTGGCCTTTGCCATTCTTACCCGGTTGGGCCTGTCCCCCGGGGACTCCCTGTTGGACCCCATGTGCGGCTCCGGCACCTTTTCCCTGGAAGCCGCCATGATCCAGGCCGCCCTGCCCCCTGGATTTTTCCGGTCTTTTGCCTTTGAGGCCTGGCCCGGATTTAAGGCCACCGCCTTTGCCCACGCCAAAAACAAAATCAGCCAAACCGCCTCACCGGCCGCATCCTCCACCATATTTGCATCGGACCTGGACCCTATTGCCGTGGAAAACCTCAAAACGGCCTGCGCCGCCCACCCGGCCTTTGCACGGATCTCTGCCAGGTGCTGTGATTTCTTCGACATCTCCCCCCCGGCAACCCGGCCCGGGGTCATCGTCCTGAACCCGCCCTACGGCCTGCGCCTGGGAAAGGGCATGGATATAGACCGGTTCTTCAAGGAAATCGGGAAGAAACTATCCAGGGACTTCAAAGGCTGGCGGGCCGGGATCATCTACCCTGAAACAAGGCTGCTCAAGGCCCTCAACCTCCCCCTGGACCCCATGCCCCTTTTTCACGGCGGGCTTGACCTTCACGCCGGACTGGGAACAATCCCATCCTGATGGACTGAAAAAACCAAAAGCAGGAGTATGCGGCCCGTTTCCTTCCGGACAGGCCGCATACCTTATAAAATCCGTATATCAGCCGTTACGGAGTGATTTACTCAATGCCGTACCCTTTGAGGATCGCCGCCAGTGTGCCGTCCGCCTTAATGGCTTCCAGCCCTTTGTTAAAGGCCTCAATGATCTCTTTGTGCCGGGGGTTGGCAAGGCCGCTTGTCACATGGAGCCCCTTGCTGGAAAGGGAGTTTTTCGTAAATTCTATTTTGTCCAGCATACCGGGGGCTTTTTTGGAAATCTTATTCTTTGCAACGATCTCATCTTCCAGGGTCAGGTCAATCCGCCCGCTGACCAGTTTTTTAATGCTTGTCACGAATTCGCTGACCGCTTCCCTCTTGAAGGCCGTTGACTTCATGAATGCGTCATCGTATCCGTATCCGAGCATGATGCCGACCTTTTTTCCGGCGAGGCTGTCAAGGCCGTTGTATTCAAACCCATCCCCCTTCTTTTTGATGAATTTGATTTGATTGAAGGCGTAAGGCGTGCTGTACATAAGGTAAGCCATACGCTTATCCGTTTTCCAGGTATTGGGGAGGATATCAATTTTACCGGTTTTCACCCCGTTCTCTGCCCGGGCCCAGGGGATGATCTTATGCTCCAATGTATATCCCTGGGTTTTAAAGGCTGCGGAGACCACCTCAATGCTGATGCCCATTTTGGGATGATCCGGGTCGACAAAAGGGGGCCAGGGATCCGAGGCTGCCGTGATCACCGTTGTTCCGGCAAAACAGACGGACAGGCTGAAAAACACGGCGATAACGGCAAGAATTGTTTTTTTCATCTCTTACTCCTTATACTTAGGGTTAATCTATGATGCCACCGCCTTTCACCGGGACTGAAGATAGGCTTTCATTCCCGGGAAAGCGGTTTCACCCGTTGGGCGGTATCAATTTCGCTGATGCGCAGGTTATTTATCTGTGGTAAAGGGTATGGCCGGTTAAAAATTAGTAACTATTAAATTATCACAGGTGCATTGGCCAGGCAAGGGCCAATTACAAGGGCCAATTGCGATGGTCAATTGCAAAGAACCGGGTTTACCCAGGCCTTTTTGGGCAGTTAGGTCCTAATGCAGGTTTGGCAGGTCAACCGTCAGGCGCATCATCTGTTCCCCGGCAGGTGCCATGACACCGGGACGGCTGCCGCCTTTTCACCTGCGGCACCCAGGACTGTAAACAAGGGGGGATCAAAAAACAGGTGCTATTTTTATCCTGGAATGATATTCTTTTTCAATCCTTGCCCATAACGTAATCACTCTAAAGGGCTTTTCTGGCGAGATGCCTTTAATACGAAAAGATTAATCAATTAGGAGGCCTGCGATGGGAATACGATTTAAATCAATCAAATCGGAACTTGTCATCATTTCGTCCGCTGCAATCGGAGTGCTTTTAATCGGGATCCTGGTCTTTTCCAGCATACGCCTCTCAAAGGATACCGAGGAACGGATCGAACAGGGCCTGCACGCCAGCCTTCAGCTTGCGGTCCAAAAAATCCAGGGCTTTTTTCAGACCCGGGGGAGAGTGGTCGAAACCTTTCTTGCCAATCCCCAGTTGACGGACTGGTTCAACAATTACACGGAGAGACAAAAGGACCTGTCCAATGACGCTGATTACAAAAAAATCACCCGAATGTTTGATACCCTTGTCAAAAGCGACGATCCCATAAAGGCCTCTTTTTTTGCAAGCGCCCACACAGGAGAGTACTTTGACAACAGCGGCAGGTATGAGAATCCAGATTATTATGCCACGAAGCGGCCATGGTGGGGGAAGGCGCTTAAGAAAGGCGGCCTTTTCGTAACAAAACCGGAAATTGATTATAATGACAAAACAGTTGTCTGTTCAATCAAACAAACCGTTTACAACGACCATAAAGAACTGATCGGGATTGCAGGTATCGATATCCTGCTGTCCACCCTGCAAGAGGATATCAAAGCAAAACTCAAATACCAGGGTCAGGGGGAGGCCTTTGTCATAAACCATGACGGTTCCATTATTTTCTTCCCTGCCAAGGACAGCCAGGCAAAGGATATAAAAACGCTGTCCGACGTGGATGCCGTCATAGAAAATTCAGGCGGCTTTGCCCGGCTTGCCAGTGAAATGGTCAGCAAAAAAAGTGGAATCCAGGATGTGAGATGGGGGGGGACAACCCATCTGGTAGGATTTGAGCCAATTATGCTTGAAACCCCCAACATAAAATGGATTGCGGGCATCATCATCCCGGAAACCATCAAAAGCGATCCTGTGAAAAAATCTGTACTCCATGCCAGTTATGGGGTACTGGGCATTTTAATCACCTTGATTTTAATCATTCTTTATGTGGCAAGAAGAATCTCACTTCCCTTGAACAGACTGGTGGATGCCATGGAGGATGTTGCCCAGGGTGAAGGTGACCTGACCTATCGTCTTGATGATAATAATTCTAATGAGATCGGACTGCTGGCCCGCTGGTTTAATGCATTTTTAGAAAAACTCCAGGGAATTATCAAAAGCATTGCCGGGAATTCTGAGAAACTGAGCAGTTCTTCCAAAGAGCTTTTAACCATTTCCAAGGAAATGGCCGGCGGCGCAGAACAAATGTCGCAAAAATTCAACACGGTTGCTGCAGCGGCAGATGAAATGAGTTCAAACATGACGGCTGTGGCCTCAGCCAGTGAGCAGTCGTCCAGCAATATCAACATGGTCTCTGCTGCTGCAGAAGAGATGACCGGGACCATCAACGAGATTGCCCAAAATACTGAAAAAACAAGGGCAACCGCCAGTGAGGCGGCCAAAAGGGCGCACCAGGCATCAGACAATATCAATAGCCTGAGCAGGGCGGCCCAGGAAATCGGTCAGGTGGTGGAAACCATCACCGATATTTCCGAGCAGACCAACCTGCTGGCATTGAACGCCACCATTGAAGCGGCAAGGGCCGGCGAGGCCGGAAAGGGGTTTGCCGTTGTTGCCAGTGAGATCAAGGATCTGGCAAATCAGACCGCAAAAGCCACGCTTGAAATCAAGGAAAATATCGACGGAATACAGAGTTCCACAAAATTGACCGTCTCTGAAATCGAGCAGGTAACCCAGGGAATCAGTGAAGCCAATGAGATGATCGATACGGTTGCCGCAGCCGTTGAAGAACAATCCATCACCACCAAAGAGATTGCAAGTAACGTGAATCAGGCCGCGCTGGGGATTCAGGATGTAACCCAAAGCGTCACCCAGAGTTCCACTGTGGCCAATGAAATTGCCAGGGATATCACCGAGGTGAACCAGGAAGCCCAAAAGATGTCGGAAAACAGCTCCAGGGTCAATGCAAATGCCGATGATCTCAAGACCCTGTCTGATGAACTCAACCGGACCGTTGACCAGTTTAAAGTATAACACGCGATGACCTGATAGATTCAGGCCACCAGGTTAAACGCTTTGTAACTCAGCCCCTGGCCCCACCATAATTGGGGCCGGGCACTTTACAATAACGAAAAATATGAAAAAGAAAAATGAATCGATTTATTATATTGATGATATCAGTAATGCTGTTAAGCGGCTGTGCCGCCGTTTCGACGAGTCCCCGGAGCGAACGGGATTATGATCCCCAAGCTGTTCTGGACAGACAATGGCAGTGGGAATCAACCATCACACCTGTGGAAAAGATTACCGCTGACAGGCCAGAACACTACACCCTCCTTTTGAAAACCGGCGGCAAGGCCCAGGTCCGATTTGACTGCAACAGGGGCGGCGGATCTTTTGAAATCTCCGCCGGGAAACTCTCCTTCGGCCCCCTGATCTCGACCCGGATGGCATGTCCTCCGGGCAGCCTGGACTTCAGGTTTGCCGCTGATTTACAGCGGGTGGCCTCATTCTTCACTCAGGATAACACCCTGTATCTGGAACTTCCCCATGACAGCGGCACCATGGCATTCGTCCCTTCAACGGATTGAAATGCCATTTAGCAGCTGATTCATCAGTCCCTGACCGCCCTTAAAAGGCTTGTGACCGCCCTTCCCTGGATCACCACGGCCCCGTCCTGATTCTCAATCCAGCTTTTAATGATGATCTCCTCCCTGTCCCGGTGGATTTCCTCAATCTCAAACCAGGCGCAGAGGGTGTCGCCGATAAAGACGGGGCGCAGGAATTCCAGGGTCTGGGATTTATAGATGGCACCCGTGCCTGGGATATGCATGCCCACCAGGGTGGAAAACAATGCAGCCGACAGCATGCCGTGGGC encodes:
- a CDS encoding P-loop NTPase, whose amino-acid sequence is MIISIASGKGGTGKTTVATNLCASLGGTLTLLDCDVEEPNAHLFLKPSINRTDPVNAPVPEVDESRCTHCKKCMDICRYGAIAVAGKKVVTFPELCHSCGGCAIVCPEKCITEADRSIGVVETGTLATLPGVKFGRGLLDIGQVMAPPVIKQVRTHEAKEGLTIIDAPPGTSCPVITAMKGTDFVVMVTEPTPFGLHDLTLAVEAVKVLGLPHGLIINRAGMGNDEVKAYAQRENIPILMEIPFDKRIAMAYSRGDLLVKTLPEYKDIFKAIYTKIEKLVNDGRAA
- a CDS encoding P-loop NTPase; this encodes MKELVILSGKGGTGKTSMTAAFAALAQNNMLCDADVDAADLHLIMAPDVQETHDFVAGNEAAIRPDDCVGCGQCMELCRFDAVKPEGDIFTIDPIDCEGCGVCVDLCPEQAIDFPEKTCGQWFASQTRFGQMIHARLGIAEENSGRLVALVREEARKRVMAQRLDLLITDGPPGIGCPVIASIGQANAVLIVAEPTVSGIHDMERVADLAAHFKIKAMACVNKYDLNPDQARAIEKIAKEKNLDLVGKIPFDPAFTESMIQGRSIVETHPDSPAGHAVREIWTKVMNNPAMKLDRIC
- a CDS encoding NifB/NifX family molybdenum-iron cluster-binding protein, yielding MENGRIAVPSNGEGGLKGTRAGHFGHCDVFTLVDVKDGEIEKVSILPNQEHVQGGCMVPVNLLAENRVNALIVGGIGMRPLMGFRQVGIDVFHDDQRPEIEPVVMDLIAGNLHEIRNDQVCGGGGGH
- a CDS encoding NifB/NifX family molybdenum-iron cluster-binding protein — encoded protein: MKIAITAQGTDLDAQVDPRFGRAAYIIVADTDTLEFEVIDNETNKNAFKGAGIQAASSIADKGAQVLLTGFCGPNAFKTLDAAGVKVANDAQGTIREAIDAFKAGKFEYADAANTDGHW
- a CDS encoding zinc ribbon domain-containing protein; this translates as MPLYDFKCKDCNESCEILVISSAGDAPVCPACGSENLEKLMAAHSSMSGSAKPAFPGPGDTGCCGSSPGQKEGCAGPGSCCGRTF
- a CDS encoding PocR ligand-binding domain-containing protein — its product is MELTDICPLSTWEELENAIFKEFNFQGSVFNPDGIRITQVKNWSNPLCPAIKSTEKGQSYICSVAHMNMNAIAKATGATVVEECDAGFSKVVVPIIVDGEFLGVAGGCGLVSEAEGEADTFAVTKITGMDEEKVDALAKDIPVVSESKMEAAINFIESEVARLLAEHHARNLAN
- a CDS encoding RNA methyltransferase; the protein is MPTKKSGKPSPFEKRVKRRITGRPHTFFAACPPGLGRLTQKELAALPGRLAPLVPRPPEIREITPLAGGVEFTARLETACLAALFLGTPVRILMRMASFKAERFPALEKELTKIDWELFLPTNCTPEIRVTTRKSRLYHSDAVANRCRSAIAAGLNAAAPPGQPGQPASRFSGQTLMVRADHDRFELSLDLSGPPLFKRGIKEKVVQAPLRENLAFAILTRLGLSPGDSLLDPMCGSGTFSLEAAMIQAALPPGFFRSFAFEAWPGFKATAFAHAKNKISQTASPAASSTIFASDLDPIAVENLKTACAAHPAFARISARCCDFFDISPPATRPGVIVLNPPYGLRLGKGMDIDRFFKEIGKKLSRDFKGWRAGIIYPETRLLKALNLPLDPMPLFHGGLDLHAGLGTIPS
- a CDS encoding transporter substrate-binding domain-containing protein, which gives rise to MKKTILAVIAVFFSLSVCFAGTTVITAASDPWPPFVDPDHPKMGISIEVVSAAFKTQGYTLEHKIIPWARAENGVKTGKIDILPNTWKTDKRMAYLMYSTPYAFNQIKFIKKKGDGFEYNGLDSLAGKKVGIMLGYGYDDAFMKSTAFKREAVSEFVTSIKKLVSGRIDLTLEDEIVAKNKISKKAPGMLDKIEFTKNSLSSKGLHVTSGLANPRHKEIIEAFNKGLEAIKADGTLAAILKGYGIE
- a CDS encoding methyl-accepting chemotaxis protein, whose product is MGIRFKSIKSELVIISSAAIGVLLIGILVFSSIRLSKDTEERIEQGLHASLQLAVQKIQGFFQTRGRVVETFLANPQLTDWFNNYTERQKDLSNDADYKKITRMFDTLVKSDDPIKASFFASAHTGEYFDNSGRYENPDYYATKRPWWGKALKKGGLFVTKPEIDYNDKTVVCSIKQTVYNDHKELIGIAGIDILLSTLQEDIKAKLKYQGQGEAFVINHDGSIIFFPAKDSQAKDIKTLSDVDAVIENSGGFARLASEMVSKKSGIQDVRWGGTTHLVGFEPIMLETPNIKWIAGIIIPETIKSDPVKKSVLHASYGVLGILITLILIILYVARRISLPLNRLVDAMEDVAQGEGDLTYRLDDNNSNEIGLLARWFNAFLEKLQGIIKSIAGNSEKLSSSSKELLTISKEMAGGAEQMSQKFNTVAAAADEMSSNMTAVASASEQSSSNINMVSAAAEEMTGTINEIAQNTEKTRATASEAAKRAHQASDNINSLSRAAQEIGQVVETITDISEQTNLLALNATIEAARAGEAGKGFAVVASEIKDLANQTAKATLEIKENIDGIQSSTKLTVSEIEQVTQGISEANEMIDTVAAAVEEQSITTKEIASNVNQAALGIQDVTQSVTQSSTVANEIARDITEVNQEAQKMSENSSRVNANADDLKTLSDELNRTVDQFKV
- a CDS encoding META domain-containing protein — translated: MLLSGCAAVSTSPRSERDYDPQAVLDRQWQWESTITPVEKITADRPEHYTLLLKTGGKAQVRFDCNRGGGSFEISAGKLSFGPLISTRMACPPGSLDFRFAADLQRVASFFTQDNTLYLELPHDSGTMAFVPSTD
- a CDS encoding MaoC family dehydratase, which translates into the protein MTYRLTGFDDLAVGQKAFLRKTVTEADLSHFIAITGDMNPLHVDKPFAEKTFFGQRIAHGMLSAALFSTLVGMHIPGTGAIYKSQTLEFLRPVFIGDTLCAWFEIEEIHRDREEIIIKSWIENQDGAVVIQGRAVTSLLRAVRD